The uncultured Treponema sp. genome includes a region encoding these proteins:
- a CDS encoding S41 family peptidase codes for MKIAKKLLKATRIFSAFILFSIFASQCFSQSNSSSSDIDSAKQRQFLKVIDQLYYFIQQNYVEEVDPQILYEGALKGMLGALDDPYSVYMAQSEWRSLTDTTVGNFGGVGLSITKPLVSTEEKPAYVEVAEPIENTPGAKAGIQSGDLIIEVDGVDTSTITMDEVLSMLRGTVGESVTVKIRRRNTLEFERTLVRAVIQNPSVKYGMIEGEKIGYLRLTEFSVNTAAKVQEALDSFKEASFNGLVIDLRNNGGGLLDSAVDIADKFIDEGIIVSTKSRLAYENAVYHAVKRKTVVRGIPIVVLINRATASASEILSGALKDTKTAYLVGEKSFGKGSVQVPRGLVNNDGFKITVAKYYSPSDTNIDKIGIKPDLEVLYPEFTKEEEEDWHALEESGAIADYVDSHQDMTEAEIASYAKTLQKKYKLEERILRKMIRNELDRTRSPRLYDLDYDSQLKAAIEVIKGGNFAELMASTKTLKEQQEQ; via the coding sequence ATGAAAATCGCAAAGAAATTATTAAAGGCTACGCGGATTTTTTCAGCGTTTATATTGTTTTCTATTTTTGCTTCACAGTGTTTTTCCCAGTCTAATTCTTCAAGCTCAGACATAGATTCAGCAAAGCAGCGTCAGTTTCTTAAGGTTATAGATCAGCTTTATTATTTTATTCAGCAGAATTATGTGGAGGAAGTTGACCCGCAGATTTTGTATGAAGGCGCGTTAAAGGGAATGCTGGGCGCGCTTGACGACCCTTATTCAGTTTATATGGCGCAGTCTGAATGGAGAAGCCTTACCGACACGACTGTTGGAAACTTTGGCGGCGTTGGACTTTCCATAACAAAGCCTCTTGTTTCCACGGAAGAAAAGCCGGCTTATGTTGAAGTTGCCGAGCCTATAGAAAATACTCCGGGCGCAAAAGCTGGAATTCAGTCAGGAGACTTGATTATTGAAGTTGACGGCGTGGACACTTCTACGATTACAATGGATGAAGTTTTGAGTATGCTGCGCGGAACTGTCGGTGAAAGTGTTACTGTAAAAATCCGCAGAAGAAATACTCTTGAATTTGAGCGGACTCTTGTGCGTGCTGTTATCCAAAATCCGTCTGTAAAATACGGAATGATTGAAGGCGAAAAAATCGGCTATTTGCGTCTTACAGAATTTTCTGTGAACACTGCCGCAAAAGTTCAGGAAGCTTTGGATTCATTCAAGGAAGCTTCGTTTAACGGACTTGTTATAGACTTGCGGAACAATGGCGGCGGACTTTTGGACAGCGCGGTGGATATTGCGGATAAATTTATTGATGAAGGCATAATTGTTTCCACAAAAAGCCGTCTTGCTTACGAAAATGCGGTTTATCATGCTGTAAAAAGAAAAACTGTTGTGCGCGGCATTCCGATTGTTGTTCTTATAAACAGGGCGACTGCAAGCGCAAGCGAAATATTAAGCGGAGCTTTAAAAGACACAAAGACTGCGTATCTTGTAGGCGAAAAATCATTTGGCAAAGGAAGCGTTCAAGTTCCGCGCGGACTTGTAAACAACGACGGATTTAAAATCACCGTGGCAAAATATTATTCTCCGAGCGACACAAATATTGACAAGATTGGAATCAAGCCGGATTTGGAAGTTCTTTACCCGGAATTTACAAAAGAAGAGGAAGAGGATTGGCATGCTCTTGAGGAATCGGGCGCAATTGCAGATTACGTTGATTCTCATCAGGATATGACAGAAGCGGAAATTGCTTCCTATGCAAAAACCTTGCAGAAAAAATACAAGCTTGAAGAGCGCATTCTTAGAAAAATGATACGCAACGAGCTTGACAGGACACGTTCTCCGCGCCTTTACGATCTTGACTATGACAGCCAGCTTAAGGCGGCAATCGAAGTTATAAAGGGCGGAAACTTTGCGGAACTTATGGCTTCAACAAAAACTTTAAAAGAACAGCAGGAACAATGA
- a CDS encoding RsmE family RNA methyltransferase — MRQFIVESPLGSDGCICIEGKKYHYLSSVLRVKCGDMIYARLLDSSLQQMTVAKIDSCEKKIILQAAGNLNCNDSISQAVPVLEKPKAEIYLFQFEAKPPKMDLIIRQATECGICGIIPLEGEFCQKGNIESARKKSESKDERWQRIITEARQQSGSPVETKVFSSVSVEAACTFWRNLQAEHKTAVVLYERSDGTKSIYNALKNADVIKKENAKIAVAVGAEGGISVQEISIMKESGFIPVHFDTNILRCETASLYGIAALQTVLSGE, encoded by the coding sequence ATGAGGCAATTTATTGTAGAAAGTCCGCTTGGCTCTGATGGCTGCATTTGCATCGAAGGAAAAAAATATCATTATCTTAGTTCTGTTTTAAGAGTTAAATGCGGCGACATGATTTATGCAAGGCTTTTGGACAGTTCGCTTCAGCAGATGACTGTTGCAAAAATAGATTCTTGTGAAAAAAAAATAATTCTTCAGGCGGCAGGAAATTTAAATTGCAACGATTCCATCTCGCAAGCAGTTCCTGTTTTGGAAAAGCCCAAGGCGGAAATTTATCTTTTTCAGTTTGAAGCAAAGCCTCCGAAAATGGATTTGATTATAAGGCAGGCTACGGAATGCGGAATCTGCGGAATAATTCCATTGGAAGGTGAATTCTGCCAAAAAGGAAACATTGAGTCCGCGCGGAAAAAGTCCGAATCAAAAGATGAACGCTGGCAAAGAATTATAACGGAAGCAAGACAGCAGAGCGGTTCTCCTGTTGAAACAAAAGTTTTTTCTTCGGTTTCGGTGGAGGCGGCTTGCACATTTTGGAGAAATTTGCAGGCGGAACATAAAACGGCGGTTGTTCTTTATGAGCGCAGCGACGGAACAAAGAGCATTTATAATGCGCTAAAAAATGCCGATGTTATAAAAAAAGAAAATGCGAAAATTGCAGTTGCGGTTGGCGCGGAAGGCGGAATTTCTGTGCAGGAAATCAGCATTATGAAAGAAAGCGGATTTATTCCCGTGCATTTTGATACAAATATATTGAGATGCGAAACTGCTTCTTTGTACGGAATTGCGGCTTTGCAGACTGTTTTAAGTGGAGAATAA
- a CDS encoding WecB/TagA/CpsF family glycosyltransferase, translating into MAVQRIELLGVPVDVCSKQDLEEKILQLLEKKGPSQISFITIWDFMKIRRKNEYAESIRNADLILPISKSILSGAKFLNKTVPFRHNPFDAFISILSILESRYKSFYIFGGRKKALAAAEKNMRSTFRGLQIVGRCVGYYQKQDEENIIQAISKASPSLVLVSEGIKKKDFWSYSNKERFSSGIFLYYRDAVGILSKRIKRVNPKTFEKGHEIWGEIIRNPLRIFLIFPFLWYIILLVWTKLFKKD; encoded by the coding sequence ATGGCGGTTCAACGTATAGAACTACTCGGAGTTCCTGTGGACGTTTGTTCTAAGCAGGATTTGGAAGAAAAGATTTTGCAGCTTTTGGAAAAAAAAGGTCCTTCTCAAATTTCATTTATAACAATCTGGGACTTTATGAAAATCCGGCGTAAAAATGAGTATGCGGAAAGCATAAGAAATGCCGACTTGATTCTTCCTATTTCAAAGAGCATTTTGTCCGGGGCAAAGTTTCTTAACAAGACAGTTCCTTTCAGGCATAATCCATTTGACGCGTTTATAAGCATTCTTTCTATTCTTGAAAGCCGCTACAAGTCGTTTTATATTTTCGGCGGAAGGAAAAAAGCTCTTGCCGCTGCGGAAAAAAATATGCGTTCTACTTTCCGCGGACTTCAGATTGTGGGAAGGTGCGTTGGCTATTATCAGAAGCAGGACGAGGAAAATATTATTCAGGCGATTTCAAAAGCGTCTCCGTCTTTGGTTCTTGTGAGCGAAGGAATTAAAAAGAAAGATTTTTGGAGCTATTCAAATAAAGAAAGATTTTCCTCTGGAATTTTTTTATATTACCGGGACGCAGTTGGAATTTTGAGCAAAAGAATCAAGCGCGTAAATCCAAAAACTTTTGAAAAAGGACACGAAATTTGGGGCGAAATTATCAGAAATCCGCTTAGAATTTTTTTGATTTTTCCATTCTTGTGGTATATAATTCTTCTTGTCTGGACAAAACTTTTTAAAAAGGATTAG
- a CDS encoding sigma 54-interacting transcriptional regulator — MQTGEISFIRPEFFLVLAVLIDGSCFSSNESSYISKFFKNTLERPVFVCFKESDCLKYVSALVKLKGKVSSSGKDLFCAEKPPECICAENNLCLGFKAQIEIACKSDSTVLLLGESGSGKNHTARFIHENSIRKNNKFTSFNLAEINPNLIESSLFGSIKGSFTGAEENSGIFEEASNGTLFIDEICELSLESQGKFLGVLDSREFSKVGSSKKISLDARLIFATDSKISELVEKNLFKKQLFYRISVLVINVPPLRERKDELVKIAEDCASVFGKKLSACAIKKLLDFSWPGNIRQLKNCIERSCVSAKKEILFADDIIFF; from the coding sequence GTGCAAACAGGAGAAATTTCTTTTATCCGCCCGGAATTTTTTTTAGTTCTGGCAGTTTTAATAGACGGCTCTTGCTTTTCTTCCAATGAATCTTCCTACATTTCTAAATTTTTTAAGAACACGCTTGAGCGTCCTGTTTTTGTTTGCTTTAAAGAATCCGACTGCCTGAAATATGTTTCTGCGCTTGTAAAACTGAAAGGCAAAGTTTCTTCGTCCGGCAAAGATTTGTTTTGCGCCGAAAAACCTCCCGAATGTATTTGCGCGGAAAATAATTTGTGCCTTGGATTTAAAGCGCAGATTGAAATTGCCTGCAAGAGCGATTCCACAGTTTTGCTGCTCGGCGAAAGCGGTTCTGGAAAAAATCACACTGCCCGTTTTATCCATGAAAATTCAATAAGAAAAAACAATAAATTCACTTCTTTTAATCTTGCTGAAATAAACCCGAATTTAATTGAAAGTTCGCTTTTTGGTTCTATAAAAGGCTCTTTTACTGGAGCGGAAGAAAATTCTGGAATTTTTGAAGAGGCTTCTAACGGAACTCTTTTCATTGACGAAATTTGCGAACTTAGCCTTGAAAGCCAAGGAAAATTTCTTGGAGTTTTGGATTCAAGGGAATTCAGCAAAGTAGGAAGCAGCAAAAAAATTAGTCTTGATGCGCGTCTTATTTTTGCAACTGATTCAAAAATTTCAGAGCTTGTGGAAAAAAATCTTTTTAAAAAGCAGCTTTTTTACAGAATCAGCGTTCTGGTTATAAATGTTCCGCCGCTAAGAGAACGCAAAGACGAGCTTGTAAAAATTGCGGAGGACTGCGCTTCTGTGTTTGGAAAGAAACTTTCTGCCTGCGCAATTAAAAAGCTTCTGGATTTTTCTTGGCCGGGAAATATCAGGCAGCTGAAAAACTGCATTGAGCGTTCTTGTGTCAGCGCAAAAAAAGAAATTCTCTTTGCTGATGATATTATCTTTTTTTAG
- a CDS encoding RNA methyltransferase, whose protein sequence is MNLDNIVIVLSRPEEPRNIGAACRAMANNGIHKLRIVGKKEEIDLEKVHVLAIHASYIFDNAEYFSSITEACSDCVCSCGTTRRRGKKRKGKLLLPEEFAKVANRISGTENKGGKVAVVFGNERTGLDDTEILECEMGVTIPSSEEFGSLNLSHAVQIMCYILFRYNEKNKIGYTPIDSKRLKKTVTTIADNLQKIGFFSVTGRKDMEIFWRDILSRSALSEGEAQYIEKIFDKAAGLSKKR, encoded by the coding sequence ATGAATTTAGACAATATCGTTATAGTTTTATCGCGCCCGGAAGAACCTAGGAACATTGGAGCTGCTTGCAGGGCAATGGCAAACAACGGAATCCATAAACTGCGGATTGTAGGAAAAAAAGAAGAAATCGACTTGGAAAAAGTCCACGTTCTTGCAATTCATGCGTCATATATTTTTGACAATGCCGAATATTTTTCTTCAATAACCGAAGCCTGCTCCGACTGTGTCTGCTCATGCGGAACAACCCGCCGGAGAGGAAAAAAGCGCAAAGGCAAGCTTCTTTTGCCGGAAGAATTTGCAAAAGTAGCCAATAGAATTTCAGGAACAGAAAATAAAGGCGGAAAAGTCGCAGTTGTGTTTGGCAACGAAAGAACCGGACTTGACGACACCGAAATCCTTGAATGCGAAATGGGCGTTACAATTCCTTCAAGCGAAGAATTCGGCTCGCTGAATTTAAGCCATGCCGTGCAGATTATGTGCTACATTTTGTTCCGCTACAATGAAAAAAACAAAATCGGCTACACGCCAATAGATTCAAAAAGACTGAAAAAAACTGTAACAACAATCGCAGACAATCTTCAGAAAATCGGATTTTTTTCTGTTACAGGCCGCAAAGACATGGAAATTTTCTGGCGCGATATTTTGTCCCGCTCAGCATTAAGCGAAGGCGAAGCGCAATATATAGAAAAAATATTCGACAAAGCGGCAGGACTTTCTAAAAAAAGATAA
- a CDS encoding STAS domain-containing protein: MDNNDLVPGFNDEKDGSLEIFLSKIEGTSNSILVTLSGYIDTYNSDYFQKQTAKIISAGFKNIVFNCQNLTYVSSTGIGSLTSIEKNAKSNGGEIVFTGVQPKVFEVFQLLGFSQVFNMKESVEEAEDYLKKEKDGNDSTFPKIFECPVCSKKLKAVKSGRFRCSDCKAIIVIDQNGNVFLG, translated from the coding sequence ATGGATAACAACGACTTGGTGCCAGGCTTTAATGACGAAAAAGACGGAAGCCTTGAAATTTTCCTTAGCAAAATTGAAGGAACCTCAAATTCTATCCTTGTAACGCTTAGCGGATACATCGATACATACAATTCAGATTATTTTCAAAAGCAAACGGCAAAAATTATTTCAGCCGGATTTAAGAACATTGTTTTTAACTGCCAGAATCTGACTTACGTTTCTTCGACTGGAATCGGCTCGCTCACTTCAATTGAAAAAAATGCAAAATCAAACGGCGGCGAAATTGTTTTTACAGGAGTTCAGCCAAAAGTCTTTGAAGTTTTCCAGCTCTTGGGATTCAGCCAGGTTTTCAATATGAAAGAATCCGTAGAAGAAGCAGAAGATTATTTGAAAAAAGAAAAGGACGGCAATGATTCCACATTCCCGAAAATCTTTGAATGCCCAGTTTGCTCCAAAAAACTAAAAGCCGTAAAAAGCGGACGTTTCAGATGCTCCGACTGCAAAGCGATTATCGTAATAGACCAGAACGGAAATGTTTTTTTAGGCTAG
- the hisD gene encoding histidinol dehydrogenase: protein MIRIQKADEVEEEFFCTRNFGESIESVRDILRNVKLRKDEALREYSKKFDLASPHNLKIPEETLKAAAEKMQSENPKLYDSLCYSRDLAVRFAKKQRESFDDFEIELEPGIFTGQKNIPVEKAGLYVPAGRFPLVSTVVMTSSPAIAAGVNEIILCTPPRKNPDGSGESYADENIMAAAYICGIKKVFACGGSQAIAAMAFGTESIPAVDVIVGPGNKYVAEAKRLVYGTVGIDMIAGPTEVFIIADKTANPVWVAADLLAQAEHDVVAQPVMATDSLELAEKVSKEIEKQLESLPTKATAEQSINTFGRIIVTENLEQAAELANKKAPEHLELALDSSLEREKIQSLVHNYGSLFIGHGAAEVFGDYAAGLNHTLPTSGSARFTGGLSVRSFIKTVTTLRTDNTKSGAKKSAESAGYLGDAEGLAAHAKAARLRLE, encoded by the coding sequence ATGATAAGAATTCAGAAAGCTGACGAAGTTGAAGAAGAGTTTTTTTGCACTCGCAATTTTGGAGAATCCATAGAGTCAGTCCGCGATATTTTAAGAAATGTAAAGCTAAGAAAAGACGAAGCCTTGCGCGAATACAGCAAAAAATTCGATTTGGCTTCTCCGCATAATTTAAAAATTCCAGAGGAAACTTTAAAAGCCGCCGCGGAAAAAATGCAGTCCGAAAATCCTAAGCTTTATGATTCTCTTTGCTATTCTAGGGATTTGGCTGTGCGTTTTGCAAAGAAACAAAGAGAATCTTTTGACGACTTTGAAATTGAGCTTGAGCCGGGAATTTTTACAGGCCAGAAAAATATTCCTGTTGAAAAAGCCGGACTTTATGTTCCTGCAGGAAGATTTCCGCTTGTTTCAACTGTTGTAATGACAAGTTCTCCTGCAATTGCTGCTGGTGTAAACGAAATTATTCTTTGCACTCCTCCGCGGAAAAATCCGGATGGAAGCGGCGAATCTTATGCTGATGAAAACATAATGGCGGCGGCTTATATTTGCGGAATAAAAAAAGTGTTTGCTTGCGGCGGTTCTCAGGCGATTGCGGCGATGGCTTTTGGCACGGAATCAATTCCTGCCGTAGATGTTATTGTCGGTCCGGGAAATAAATATGTTGCGGAAGCAAAAAGGCTTGTTTACGGAACTGTTGGAATCGACATGATTGCAGGCCCTACAGAAGTTTTTATAATTGCCGACAAAACTGCGAATCCTGTTTGGGTTGCGGCGGATCTTTTGGCGCAGGCGGAACATGATGTTGTGGCTCAGCCTGTAATGGCAACAGACAGTCTGGAGCTTGCTGAAAAAGTTTCCAAGGAAATTGAAAAGCAGCTTGAATCTTTGCCTACAAAAGCGACTGCGGAACAAAGCATAAATACTTTTGGGCGAATAATCGTTACTGAAAATCTTGAGCAGGCTGCGGAACTTGCAAACAAAAAAGCCCCGGAGCATTTGGAACTTGCGCTTGATTCTAGCCTTGAGCGTGAAAAGATTCAGTCGCTGGTTCATAATTACGGCTCGCTTTTTATTGGACACGGTGCTGCGGAAGTTTTCGGGGATTACGCCGCGGGCTTGAACCACACATTGCCGACTTCTGGAAGCGCAAGATTTACAGGCGGATTAAGCGTCCGTTCATTTATAAAAACTGTTACAACTTTGCGCACAGACAATACAAAATCCGGCGCAAAAAAATCCGCGGAATCTGCCGGATACTTGGGAGATGCGGAAGGACTTGCGGCTCATGCAAAGGCGGCAAGATTAAGACTTGAATAA
- the def gene encoding peptide deformylase, whose amino-acid sequence MRICKLGEDVLRQKCVPVELNEINDELRATLNEMFETMISADGVGLAAPQVGISKRFFVVISDDNVRRVFINPEIIKTSAENSEYEEGCLSLPGVSEKIVRPVKISVSAIDENGKRFVLDDADGLLARIIQHENDHLDGILYIDRGDEEFKNKTVELFKKKAERAQKKLAEKEAKKRSLEAKLAAKNAKKGK is encoded by the coding sequence ATGCGAATATGTAAACTTGGCGAAGATGTCTTAAGACAAAAATGTGTTCCTGTTGAACTCAATGAAATAAACGACGAGCTTCGAGCCACTTTAAATGAAATGTTTGAAACAATGATTAGCGCGGATGGCGTTGGTCTTGCCGCTCCTCAAGTTGGAATTTCAAAAAGATTTTTTGTAGTTATTTCAGATGACAATGTGCGCCGTGTTTTTATCAATCCTGAAATCATAAAAACTTCCGCGGAAAATTCTGAATATGAAGAAGGCTGTCTTTCTCTTCCTGGCGTGTCTGAAAAGATTGTCCGCCCTGTAAAGATTTCTGTCAGCGCAATTGATGAAAATGGAAAACGCTTTGTTCTAGATGATGCTGACGGACTTCTTGCGAGAATTATTCAGCATGAAAATGACCATCTGGACGGAATTCTTTACATTGACAGAGGCGACGAGGAATTTAAAAACAAAACCGTAGAGCTTTTTAAGAAAAAGGCGGAGCGCGCTCAGAAAAAGCTTGCGGAAAAAGAAGCAAAAAAACGCAGCCTTGAAGCAAAACTTGCGGCTAAAAATGCAAAGAAAGGAAAATAA
- the fmt gene encoding methionyl-tRNA formyltransferase: MLKVLFGGSPACAAKALELILKDSAMSNSVPEEEYKIVGVLTNPPSAQGRHKELIPTEVEQYALIWNRARNDNVAVFSPEHIKQLEREQIASLEPDIFVCFAYGHILGPKFFSLFKFGGINLHPSLLPKYRGATPVNAAILNCDDETGFSIQKMALGMDEGDILYQQKERLTGTETAEQVLKNSALYGGMNITQILRKIAKTGKLPDSFPQEGKASYCSIIKKEDGKINWNNSAEKIDAQIRAYTPWPGCFTTSGNLQLRILKARAASKVAAQDPSVVKNTSAVPGTVLEYNKQRGILIQTGSGVLIATELQWQAKKAMDYKSFMNGARNFIGTVLE; the protein is encoded by the coding sequence ATGCTGAAAGTTTTGTTTGGCGGAAGTCCGGCTTGTGCGGCAAAAGCACTGGAGCTTATTTTAAAAGACAGCGCAATGTCAAATTCAGTGCCGGAAGAAGAATATAAAATTGTCGGAGTTCTTACAAATCCTCCGTCTGCGCAAGGCAGGCACAAGGAGCTTATTCCGACAGAAGTTGAGCAGTACGCGCTTATCTGGAACCGGGCAAGAAATGACAATGTCGCGGTTTTTTCTCCAGAACATATAAAGCAGCTTGAACGCGAGCAAATCGCAAGCCTTGAGCCTGATATTTTTGTCTGCTTTGCCTATGGACATATTCTTGGTCCTAAGTTTTTTTCTTTGTTTAAATTCGGCGGAATAAATCTTCATCCGTCATTGCTACCAAAATATCGGGGTGCAACTCCTGTAAATGCCGCGATTCTAAACTGCGATGACGAAACAGGCTTTTCAATTCAGAAGATGGCTTTGGGCATGGATGAAGGCGACATTCTGTATCAGCAGAAAGAACGCTTGACCGGAACAGAAACAGCCGAGCAGGTTTTAAAGAACAGCGCGCTTTACGGCGGAATGAATATAACTCAAATTTTGCGCAAAATTGCAAAAACTGGAAAGCTCCCGGATTCGTTTCCGCAGGAAGGAAAAGCTTCTTATTGCTCAATAATAAAAAAGGAAGACGGAAAAATAAACTGGAACAACAGCGCGGAAAAAATCGATGCGCAGATAAGAGCCTATACGCCTTGGCCGGGCTGCTTTACAACTTCTGGAAATCTTCAGCTTAGAATTTTAAAGGCGCGGGCGGCAAGCAAAGTTGCGGCTCAAGATCCTTCAGTTGTAAAGAACACTTCGGCAGTTCCGGGAACAGTTCTTGAGTACAACAAGCAGCGCGGAATTCTTATTCAGACAGGAAGCGGAGTTTTGATTGCTACAGAGCTTCAGTGGCAGGCAAAAAAAGCCATGGACTATAAATCTTTTATGAACGGAGCCAGAAATTTTATAGGCACTGTTTTGGAGTAA
- a CDS encoding PASTA domain-containing protein, whose protein sequence is MKKNKFKDILQKARVQFNGRLDDLRDGGKTVVITILLAFVIMAASCLAVFFMAVQGAEKVLVPDVTGKSLTDALLELQAKELYPKILLKYSELPGDKGTILEQNPVSGAIVKAYRRVNLTVSRGIPIDYIEDYSGKNVDEVLNTLELLFSGDDSLVQLPPPVYQKSELPAGTILAQYPEAGTPVSEKIKLQFVVSSGTEIPKTEVPNIEGLSIKQLLSKLGEYKVVFDFEVEEDSKSPADGIISDEEKPSSQVELFSRVKATLKVLPASEKAKNAQGIFSAELPEYPYPVPVKLDSQDQNGKLVTLAEFCHPGKHFTVPYDVKKNTTLILYVLDEEYAKVVVE, encoded by the coding sequence ATGAAGAAAAATAAATTCAAGGACATTCTTCAAAAGGCAAGAGTTCAATTTAACGGCCGGCTTGACGATTTAAGGGACGGCGGAAAAACTGTTGTAATAACAATTCTTCTTGCTTTTGTTATAATGGCGGCTTCCTGCCTTGCTGTTTTTTTTATGGCGGTTCAGGGCGCGGAAAAAGTTCTTGTGCCGGATGTTACAGGAAAAAGCCTTACAGACGCGCTTTTGGAACTTCAGGCGAAAGAGCTTTACCCAAAAATTCTTCTTAAATATTCAGAGCTTCCGGGCGACAAAGGAACTATTCTGGAGCAGAATCCAGTTTCCGGGGCGATTGTAAAAGCCTACCGCAGAGTGAATTTGACTGTGAGCCGCGGAATTCCAATTGATTATATAGAAGATTATTCTGGAAAAAATGTTGACGAAGTTTTGAATACTTTGGAGCTTTTGTTCAGCGGAGACGATTCTCTTGTGCAGCTTCCGCCTCCAGTTTACCAAAAAAGCGAGCTTCCAGCCGGAACAATTCTTGCGCAATATCCAGAAGCCGGAACTCCAGTTTCAGAAAAAATCAAGCTTCAGTTTGTTGTAAGCAGCGGAACAGAAATTCCAAAAACAGAAGTTCCCAACATTGAAGGACTTTCTATAAAGCAGCTTCTTTCAAAACTTGGCGAATATAAAGTTGTTTTTGACTTTGAAGTTGAAGAAGATTCAAAAAGCCCTGCGGACGGAATTATTTCTGATGAAGAAAAGCCTTCAAGTCAGGTTGAACTTTTTTCAAGGGTAAAAGCCACGTTGAAAGTTTTGCCAGCATCTGAAAAAGCAAAAAACGCGCAGGGCATTTTTTCCGCGGAGCTTCCAGAGTATCCATATCCTGTTCCTGTAAAACTTGATTCCCAGGATCAGAACGGAAAGCTTGTTACTCTTGCTGAATTCTGTCATCCGGGAAAACATTTTACAGTTCCTTATGATGTAAAGAAAAACACAACGCTGATTTTGTATGTTCTTGATGAAGAATACGCGAAGGTTGTTGTGGAATAA
- a CDS encoding acetate kinase encodes MVILTLNCGSSSAKYQVYDWDNKEVLANGVVERIGIEGSCITHKAKGNKTEIKSACPTHKEAIELILNTITDKEIGVIPDMSVIKAVGHRVLHGGDKFTKSVLITPEVLETFRSVVDLGPLHMPANIMGIEAAQKVMPNVPHCAVMDTAWHQTMPEETFMYAVPREWYTKYAARRYGFHGTSFLYTAKRASVLLGKEPKDTNLIICHIGNGSSMCAVKNGQCYDTSMGITPLEGLVMGTRSGDVDPALPFYIMRKTGMSADEMDKALNKKSGCLGITEKYSDRRDIEIAAANGDKLCQLCIEMEALRIKKYVGAYMAELGHVDAIVFTAGVGERGPITRGKSLSGLENYGIKIDAQKNEWSFTGNAETCISADDSKTKIFVIPTDEELVMTEDAFALMQGTYDVHTNFTYSFQSPDYVNKAREEGLKGDLVKRPNIAKVIARPPKK; translated from the coding sequence ATGGTAATTCTTACATTGAACTGCGGATCTTCTTCCGCAAAGTACCAAGTTTATGACTGGGACAACAAGGAAGTTCTGGCAAACGGTGTAGTTGAGCGCATTGGAATCGAAGGCTCATGTATCACACACAAGGCAAAAGGAAACAAGACAGAAATCAAAAGCGCCTGCCCTACGCACAAGGAAGCAATCGAGCTTATTTTGAATACAATCACAGACAAGGAAATCGGCGTTATCCCTGATATGTCTGTAATAAAAGCTGTAGGACACAGAGTGCTTCACGGCGGAGACAAATTCACAAAGTCTGTTCTTATAACTCCAGAAGTTCTTGAAACATTCCGTTCAGTTGTTGACCTTGGACCTTTGCACATGCCGGCAAACATAATGGGAATTGAAGCCGCGCAAAAAGTAATGCCGAATGTTCCGCATTGCGCTGTAATGGACACAGCATGGCATCAGACAATGCCAGAAGAAACTTTCATGTATGCAGTTCCACGCGAATGGTACACAAAGTATGCCGCGCGCCGCTACGGTTTCCACGGAACATCTTTCCTTTACACTGCAAAAAGAGCCTCAGTTCTTCTCGGAAAAGAGCCAAAGGACACAAACCTTATAATCTGCCACATTGGAAACGGTTCTTCTATGTGCGCCGTAAAAAACGGACAGTGCTACGACACTTCAATGGGAATCACACCGCTTGAAGGTCTTGTAATGGGAACAAGAAGCGGAGACGTTGACCCGGCTCTTCCATTCTACATCATGCGCAAAACAGGAATGTCCGCAGACGAAATGGACAAAGCCCTGAACAAAAAATCAGGCTGTCTTGGAATCACAGAAAAATATTCAGACCGCCGCGACATTGAAATCGCCGCAGCAAACGGAGACAAACTCTGCCAGCTTTGCATCGAAATGGAAGCTTTGCGCATAAAAAAATACGTAGGCGCATACATGGCTGAGCTTGGACACGTTGACGCAATAGTATTTACCGCCGGAGTTGGAGAGCGCGGACCTATCACACGCGGAAAATCCTTGAGCGGACTTGAAAACTACGGAATCAAAATCGACGCACAGAAAAATGAATGGTCATTCACAGGAAACGCCGAAACTTGCATTTCCGCAGATGACAGCAAGACAAAGATTTTTGTAATTCCAACAGACGAAGAGCTTGTTATGACAGAAGACGCATTCGCCCTTATGCAAGGAACTTATGACGTTCACACAAACTTCACTTACAGCTTCCAGTCGCCGGACTATGTAAACAAAGCGCGTGAGGAAGGACTTAAAGGCGATCTTGTAAAACGCCCGAACATTGCAAAAGTAATCGCGCGTCCTCCAAAGAAATAA